The following are encoded together in the Vibrio zhugei genome:
- the mltC gene encoding membrane-bound lytic murein transglycosylase MltC: MKKTLCTLLVLSLTGCSREFIEKIYDVDYEPTNRFAKHLAQLPGQFKKDTAALNQLINAFSGKVKNKWGSREFKIAGKRNYVKYIDNYLSRADVNFESGKIVVETVATTEPKEHLRQAIITTLLTPDDPAQVDLFSSKKITLKGQPFLYKQVVDQDHQPIQWSWRAKRFADYLIAHHLKVKTVDFKKSYYVDIPMVDNQVEIRSYQYASIVRKASRRYGIPEDLIYAIIKTESSFNPYAVSWANAYGLMQIVPKTAGRDVFKLVKKRSGQPSPQYLYNPANNIDTGTAYFYLLKHRYLKQVQNPVSLQYSMISAYNGGTGGVLNTFSRNRARALRDINQLQPNQVYWALTKKHPNQESRRYLEKVTRYKKEFNQH; encoded by the coding sequence ATGAAAAAAACGCTATGCACTTTACTTGTATTATCATTGACGGGATGCAGTCGAGAATTCATCGAAAAAATTTATGATGTCGACTATGAGCCCACCAACCGTTTTGCCAAGCATTTGGCGCAGCTTCCTGGTCAATTCAAGAAAGATACTGCGGCGTTAAACCAACTCATCAACGCCTTTTCAGGCAAAGTAAAAAATAAATGGGGCTCGCGAGAATTCAAAATCGCGGGTAAACGTAACTACGTTAAATATATCGATAACTATCTCAGCCGTGCCGATGTTAACTTTGAATCTGGCAAAATAGTTGTCGAAACGGTCGCCACCACAGAGCCTAAAGAACACTTACGCCAAGCGATCATTACCACGCTACTGACACCCGATGATCCCGCCCAAGTCGATCTTTTTTCGTCGAAAAAGATCACGCTCAAAGGACAACCATTCCTCTATAAACAAGTAGTCGATCAAGACCATCAGCCCATCCAATGGTCATGGCGAGCAAAACGTTTTGCCGATTACCTAATCGCACATCATCTCAAAGTCAAAACCGTTGATTTTAAAAAATCCTACTATGTCGATATTCCAATGGTGGATAATCAGGTCGAAATCCGTAGTTACCAATACGCCAGTATCGTGCGCAAAGCCTCGCGACGCTATGGAATTCCAGAAGACTTAATTTATGCGATTATAAAAACCGAGAGCAGTTTCAACCCCTATGCGGTGAGCTGGGCAAATGCCTATGGCCTCATGCAAATTGTCCCTAAAACAGCAGGACGCGATGTATTTAAGCTTGTCAAAAAACGATCAGGCCAACCCTCTCCGCAATATTTATATAATCCTGCCAATAATATCGATACTGGAACGGCTTACTTTTATCTTCTCAAACATCGATACCTAAAGCAGGTGCAAAATCCGGTCTCGTTACAGTACAGTATGATTTCAGCGTATAATGGTGGCACAGGCGGAGTGTTAAACACCTTCAGTCGTAATCGCGCTCGTGCGCTTCGGGATATTAACCAATTACAACCCAATCAAGTTTATTGGGCCTTAACGAAAAAACATCCGAACCAAGAATCACGCCGTTACCTAGAGAAAGTGACACGTTATAAAAAAGAATTTAATCAGCACTAA
- the proC gene encoding pyrroline-5-carboxylate reductase, whose amino-acid sequence MEQRKIAFIGAGNMAKAIIAGLVRSGYPSDHILVSSPTQTRRLPMEQELGIRTTSDNLRAVQESDVVVLAVKPQLMAEVFEPLQGVDVSNKLIISIAAGMPVARINEIFATQLNVVRVMPNTPSLIGKGMSGLYATETTPAADRDFTESLMKAVGEICWVEQESQINGIIAAAGSAPAYFFLFMEAMQNEAIAQGFDRDTARLLVQQSALGAAHMVAENDQLSLSELRAQVTSKGGTTAEAINTLQALNLEKTVAEAMQAAVTRAQEMETLF is encoded by the coding sequence ATGGAACAAAGAAAAATTGCCTTTATTGGCGCTGGTAACATGGCTAAAGCGATCATTGCAGGGTTAGTCCGCAGCGGATATCCATCTGATCACATTTTGGTGTCTTCTCCTACCCAAACACGGCGTTTACCGATGGAGCAAGAACTGGGTATTCGTACAACCAGTGATAACTTACGTGCGGTTCAAGAGAGTGATGTTGTCGTGCTTGCAGTCAAACCCCAATTGATGGCCGAGGTGTTTGAACCACTACAGGGGGTCGATGTCAGCAATAAGCTCATTATATCCATTGCCGCAGGCATGCCAGTTGCACGCATCAATGAGATTTTTGCGACGCAATTAAATGTCGTCCGTGTGATGCCAAATACCCCATCATTAATCGGCAAAGGTATGAGTGGCTTGTATGCGACGGAGACAACACCGGCGGCAGATCGTGACTTTACCGAATCCTTAATGAAGGCGGTGGGTGAGATATGTTGGGTAGAACAAGAGTCACAAATCAATGGCATCATTGCTGCGGCCGGCAGTGCACCCGCCTACTTTTTCTTGTTTATGGAAGCGATGCAAAATGAAGCCATCGCACAAGGGTTTGATCGTGACACGGCGCGCTTATTGGTTCAACAATCGGCGCTAGGCGCTGCGCACATGGTCGCCGAGAACGACCAACTATCACTCTCAGAATTGCGTGCTCAAGTCACATCAAAAGGTGGCACAACCGCAGAAGCCATTAATACGTTGCAAGCCTTGAATCTTGAAAAAACGGTTGCTGAAGCAATGCAAGCCGCGGTAACGCGCGCGCAAGAAATGGAAACATTATTCTAA
- the trmB gene encoding tRNA (guanosine(46)-N7)-methyltransferase TrmB has translation MSEVTTNELTEDGKIKRRIRSFVRREGRLTKGQETALAECWPTMGIDFQEQLLDWQAVFGNNNPVVLEIGFGMGASLVEMAKNAPEKNFVGIEVHTPGVGACLSAAKEEGVTNLRVMCHDAVEVFAHMIPDHTLATVQLFFPDPWHKKRHHKRRIVQLEFAEMVRHKLLLNDGVFHMATDWENYAEHMIEVMEQAPGYRNIATDGPFIPRPDERPLTKFEARGHRLGHGVWDIKFQRTE, from the coding sequence ATGAGTGAAGTAACGACTAACGAATTGACTGAAGACGGCAAAATAAAGCGCAGAATCCGTAGCTTTGTCCGTCGTGAAGGCCGATTAACCAAAGGTCAAGAAACTGCCTTGGCTGAATGTTGGCCGACAATGGGGATTGATTTCCAAGAGCAACTGCTCGATTGGCAAGCGGTCTTTGGTAATAACAACCCAGTGGTACTAGAAATTGGTTTTGGTATGGGCGCGTCTTTGGTTGAAATGGCAAAGAATGCACCAGAGAAAAATTTCGTCGGTATCGAAGTGCACACGCCTGGTGTGGGAGCGTGTTTGTCCGCCGCGAAAGAAGAAGGTGTAACCAATTTGCGCGTGATGTGTCACGATGCGGTCGAAGTGTTTGCACATATGATTCCTGACCACACTTTGGCAACGGTTCAGCTATTTTTCCCTGACCCATGGCATAAAAAGCGTCACCATAAGCGCCGGATTGTGCAGCTTGAATTCGCTGAAATGGTGCGTCACAAATTGCTTCTCAATGACGGTGTTTTCCATATGGCAACAGACTGGGAAAACTACGCAGAACATATGATTGAAGTGATGGAGCAAGCACCGGGTTATCGAAATATTGCGACCGATGGCCCGTTTATTCCCCGTCCAGATGAGCGACCGTTGACGAAATTTGAGGCTCGTGGTCATCGTCTTGGTCATGGTGTTTGGGATATTAAGTTCCAGCGCACTGAGTAA
- a CDS encoding YggS family pyridoxal phosphate-dependent enzyme produces the protein MSIQENIEHITSLIESAQTKFGRSQGSVQLLAVSKTKPPEAIIAATQAGQRKFGENYVQEGVEKVQYFNQHYPDLSLEWHFIGPLQSNKTRAIAEHFAWVHTIDRAKIAQRLNDQRPATLPPLQVLIQINISGEASKSGIQESELFELAELISTLPNLTLRGVMAIPQNVPDYASQLAAFQKLASYQQTLATRYPHINTLSMGMSGDMEAAIEAGTTMVRIGTAIFGQRDYSHAHTE, from the coding sequence ATGAGTATTCAAGAGAACATTGAACACATCACCTCACTCATTGAAAGCGCACAAACTAAGTTTGGACGCAGTCAGGGATCCGTGCAACTGCTTGCCGTCAGTAAAACCAAACCCCCTGAAGCGATCATTGCTGCGACGCAGGCAGGTCAACGAAAATTTGGCGAAAACTATGTCCAAGAAGGTGTTGAAAAGGTTCAGTACTTTAATCAGCACTACCCTGATTTATCGCTCGAATGGCACTTTATTGGCCCCTTACAATCCAATAAAACACGGGCCATTGCTGAGCATTTTGCTTGGGTTCATACCATTGACCGTGCAAAAATCGCGCAACGCTTAAATGATCAACGCCCTGCAACCCTGCCCCCATTGCAAGTGCTTATCCAGATTAACATTAGCGGTGAAGCCTCTAAATCGGGAATACAGGAAAGCGAACTTTTTGAGCTGGCCGAATTGATTTCCACGCTTCCCAACCTCACGTTAAGAGGAGTCATGGCCATTCCTCAAAATGTCCCTGACTATGCTTCACAGCTGGCCGCCTTTCAAAAGCTGGCCAGCTACCAACAAACATTGGCAACACGCTACCCACATATAAATACGCTTTCGATGGGTATGAGTGGCGATATGGAAGCGGCGATTGAGGCAGGAACGACCATGGTTCGAATCGGGACCGCCATTTTTGGCCAACGAGATTACTCTCACGCACATACTGAATGA
- a CDS encoding type IV pilus twitching motility protein PilT — translation MDIAELLDFSVKHNASDLHLSAGVPPMIRIDGDIRQLDIPACSHTDIHRLVFDIMNDAQRREYEEKLEVDFSFELANVGRFRVNAFHQSRGSSAVFRTIPTDIPTLSQLGAPEIFNRISHYEKGLVLVTGPTGSGKSTTLAAMVNEINRTKNKHILTIEDPIEFVHTNDKCLINQREVHRDTYSFKAALRSALREDPDVILVGELRDQETISLALTAAETGHLVLSTLHTSSAAKTIDRIIDVFSGADKGMVRSMLSESLRAVIAQNLLKKPQGGRVACHEIMLATPAIRNLIREDKVAQMQSVIQTGAAHGMQTLEQSARQLVDRGVVEADEAFQIVE, via the coding sequence ATGGATATCGCTGAACTACTCGATTTTAGTGTAAAGCATAATGCGTCGGATTTGCACCTTTCAGCAGGTGTCCCTCCCATGATCCGTATTGATGGTGATATTAGACAACTCGACATTCCTGCTTGTTCTCATACCGACATTCATCGTCTGGTGTTTGACATCATGAATGATGCCCAGAGACGGGAATACGAAGAAAAGTTGGAAGTCGACTTTTCTTTTGAGTTGGCGAATGTCGGCCGTTTTCGTGTGAATGCATTCCATCAATCACGGGGTAGTTCGGCAGTATTTCGGACGATTCCGACTGATATTCCTACTCTATCACAGTTGGGTGCTCCGGAAATCTTTAATCGCATCAGCCATTATGAAAAAGGATTAGTGCTGGTCACAGGACCCACCGGTTCCGGAAAATCGACCACATTAGCGGCCATGGTCAATGAGATCAATCGAACCAAGAATAAGCATATCTTGACGATTGAAGACCCGATAGAGTTTGTTCACACCAATGATAAATGCCTTATAAATCAGAGAGAAGTCCACCGTGATACCTACAGCTTTAAAGCGGCATTACGCTCTGCATTGCGTGAAGATCCGGATGTCATTTTGGTGGGAGAACTGCGGGATCAAGAAACGATCAGTCTAGCGCTGACCGCGGCAGAAACAGGCCATCTCGTCCTCTCGACCTTGCATACCAGCTCAGCAGCGAAAACCATTGATCGCATCATTGATGTGTTTTCCGGTGCGGATAAAGGAATGGTGCGCTCAATGTTATCGGAGTCGCTACGTGCCGTGATTGCGCAAAATCTACTGAAAAAACCGCAAGGTGGGCGAGTGGCTTGTCATGAAATTATGCTGGCCACCCCTGCAATTCGTAATTTAATCCGGGAAGATAAAGTCGCGCAAATGCAATCGGTGATTCAAACCGGGGCGGCACATGGCATGCAGACTTTAGAGCAAAGTGCACGCCAATTAGTAGATAGAGGAGTGGTTGAAGCCGATGAAGCGTTTCAAATAGTCGAGTAG
- a CDS encoding XTP/dITP diphosphatase translates to MNKKIVLATGNQGKVREMAGLLADFGFDVIAQSELNVSSVPETGTTFIENAIIKARHAAKETGYAAIADDSGLEVDYLRGAPGIYSARYAGEDASDEDNLNKLLEAMHDVPQAQRTARFHCVLVFMRHAEDPTPLVCHGQWEGRILQEAHGDNGFGYDPIFWVPEENCASAELEPLRKKQLSHRGQALTKLFQAIKEQQS, encoded by the coding sequence ATGAATAAAAAGATAGTGTTAGCGACCGGCAACCAAGGCAAAGTCCGAGAAATGGCTGGGCTGCTGGCCGATTTTGGGTTCGATGTCATCGCCCAGAGCGAACTGAACGTGTCATCAGTACCCGAAACGGGGACCACCTTCATTGAAAATGCGATCATCAAAGCACGTCATGCGGCAAAAGAAACTGGGTATGCGGCTATCGCAGACGACTCTGGCCTTGAAGTTGACTACTTACGTGGTGCGCCGGGAATCTACTCCGCCCGCTACGCGGGAGAAGACGCTTCTGACGAAGACAACCTCAATAAATTACTGGAAGCCATGCACGATGTGCCACAAGCGCAACGTACTGCCCGTTTCCACTGTGTTCTTGTCTTTATGCGTCATGCTGAGGATCCTACGCCGCTTGTCTGTCATGGCCAATGGGAAGGTCGTATACTGCAGGAAGCTCACGGTGACAACGGATTTGGTTACGATCCTATTTTTTGGGTACCAGAAGAAAACTGTGCGTCGGCTGAGCTTGAGCCATTACGTAAAAAACAGCTTTCTCATCGCGGACAAGCGCTCACCAAACTTTTTCAAGCGATTAAAGAGCAACAATCTTAA
- the mutY gene encoding A/G-specific adenine glycosylase, with translation MTPFAKSILNWYDAYGRKNLPWQQNKTAYSVWLSEIMLQQTQVATVIPYYQRFMERFPTVQALAEAPQDEVLHYWTGLGYYARARNLHKAAQVVVNEHHGVFPQDLEAMNALPGIGRSTAAAILSSVYRLPHAILDGNVKRTLARYYAIEGWPGQKRVENQLWEYAELNTPETDVDHYNQAMMDMGAMICTRSKPKCSLCPVATGCLAYQQGNQTDYPGKKPKKTKPVREAWFVMLHHDNDVWLEQRPQSGIWGGLYCFPEHKNSAIEDLLDARGIQPKHIEKTSTLNAFRHTFSHYHLDITPILVELTSKPQQIMEANKGLWYNLTVPEQIGLAAPVKQLLESLPFELTSN, from the coding sequence GTGACCCCTTTTGCAAAGTCGATCCTCAATTGGTATGACGCCTACGGACGTAAGAACCTTCCGTGGCAACAGAATAAAACCGCCTACAGCGTATGGCTGTCTGAAATCATGCTACAGCAAACGCAAGTCGCTACGGTGATTCCTTATTATCAGCGGTTCATGGAACGCTTTCCTACTGTGCAAGCGCTAGCAGAAGCGCCGCAAGATGAAGTCTTACACTACTGGACTGGGCTTGGCTATTATGCGCGCGCGCGCAATCTCCATAAAGCGGCTCAAGTTGTGGTTAACGAGCACCATGGCGTTTTCCCGCAAGATCTGGAGGCGATGAATGCCCTACCGGGGATTGGCCGCTCAACGGCCGCCGCCATTTTATCCTCGGTGTACCGACTTCCCCACGCGATTTTAGATGGCAATGTGAAACGGACATTAGCGCGCTATTACGCCATTGAAGGATGGCCGGGGCAAAAACGTGTCGAAAACCAATTGTGGGAATATGCAGAGCTCAATACCCCTGAGACCGATGTCGATCATTACAATCAAGCCATGATGGACATGGGGGCGATGATTTGTACACGTAGCAAGCCCAAATGCTCATTGTGTCCAGTCGCAACGGGGTGTCTGGCCTATCAACAAGGCAATCAAACCGACTATCCGGGCAAAAAACCTAAAAAAACCAAGCCAGTACGTGAAGCATGGTTTGTGATGCTACATCATGATAATGACGTGTGGTTGGAACAACGTCCACAAAGTGGTATTTGGGGTGGTCTATACTGTTTTCCAGAACACAAAAATAGCGCGATTGAGGACCTATTGGATGCTCGCGGAATTCAACCAAAGCACATTGAAAAGACCAGCACATTAAACGCGTTTCGCCACACATTCAGCCATTATCATTTGGATATTACCCCAATTTTGGTTGAACTAACGAGCAAACCTCAGCAAATCATGGAAGCCAATAAAGGCCTTTGGTATAACTTGACGGTTCCGGAACAAATAGGCTTGGCAGCCCCTGTTAAACAGCTGCTAGAAAGTTTACCATTTGAACTAACATCTAATTAA
- a CDS encoding YqgE/AlgH family protein: MNLSNHFLVAMPNMQDPNFQNSVIYLCEHNEEGAMGLIINTPIDVTVEGMLKQVDVEPAYPQSQPASLAKPVINGGPIAEDRGFFLHRPGDHYTSSVTMSSDIAITTSKDILSVLGTSAEPEDYLVALGYSSWSAGQLEAELAENAWLTIEADADLIFNTPLSEKWHKAIATLGISPAHLSGDSGHA, translated from the coding sequence ATGAATTTAAGCAATCATTTTCTTGTTGCTATGCCCAACATGCAGGATCCTAACTTCCAAAACAGTGTGATTTATCTCTGTGAACATAATGAAGAAGGCGCAATGGGATTAATCATTAACACCCCTATCGATGTGACAGTGGAAGGCATGTTAAAGCAGGTGGATGTTGAGCCTGCTTACCCGCAATCACAACCCGCAAGCCTCGCAAAACCAGTGATCAATGGTGGACCTATTGCCGAAGATCGCGGCTTTTTCCTGCATCGACCGGGAGATCATTACACCTCCAGCGTTACCATGTCTTCTGATATTGCCATTACCACCTCAAAAGACATTTTATCGGTGTTAGGTACCAGCGCAGAACCCGAGGACTACCTTGTTGCCTTGGGGTATTCGAGTTGGTCTGCTGGACAACTGGAAGCGGAATTAGCCGAAAATGCGTGGCTGACCATTGAAGCGGATGCCGATTTAATTTTTAATACACCGCTCAGTGAAAAGTGGCACAAAGCCATCGCGACATTGGGCATTAGCCCAGCTCACCTTTCTGGTGATAGCGGGCATGCTTAA
- a CDS encoding oxidative damage protection protein gives MSRTVFCARLQKEAEGLDFQLYPGEIGKRVFDNISKEAWAEWQHKQTMLINEKKLNMMDPEHRKLLETEMVNFLFEGQDVHIEGYTPPSE, from the coding sequence ATGAGTCGCACGGTATTTTGTGCACGCCTACAAAAAGAAGCAGAAGGCCTCGATTTTCAACTGTATCCAGGTGAAATCGGTAAACGTGTTTTTGATAACATTTCAAAAGAAGCCTGGGCCGAGTGGCAACATAAGCAAACCATGCTGATCAATGAAAAGAAACTCAACATGATGGATCCCGAGCATCGTAAGTTACTTGAAACCGAAATGGTCAATTTCTTATTTGAAGGACAAGATGTCCACATTGAAGGTTACACACCGCCAAGTGAATAA
- the ruvX gene encoding Holliday junction resolvase RuvX, whose protein sequence is MSRTIMGFDFGTKSIGSAIGQEITGTASPLKAFKANDGIPNWDDIEKQIKEWQPDLLVVGLPTDLSGRDLETITPRAKKFANRLHGRFGLPVELHDERLSTTEARASLFERGGYRALSKGNIDSQSAVVILESWFEALWSE, encoded by the coding sequence ATGTCGCGTACAATTATGGGATTTGATTTTGGGACTAAAAGCATCGGTAGTGCCATAGGTCAAGAAATCACGGGAACCGCCTCTCCTCTCAAAGCGTTTAAAGCCAACGATGGCATTCCTAATTGGGATGATATTGAAAAGCAGATTAAGGAATGGCAACCCGATTTACTCGTTGTTGGTTTACCCACCGATTTATCGGGACGTGATCTTGAAACGATTACTCCTCGTGCAAAAAAATTCGCGAACCGATTGCATGGACGCTTTGGTTTGCCCGTTGAATTGCATGATGAACGTTTATCGACCACCGAGGCACGAGCGTCTTTATTTGAGCGTGGCGGTTATCGTGCTCTGAGCAAAGGGAATATCGATAGCCAATCGGCTGTAGTTATTTTGGAAAGCTGGTTTGAAGCTTTATGGTCCGAGTAG
- a CDS encoding YggT family protein — translation MNALTFLVSTVLDLYIMVVILRIWLQAARADFYNPFSQFVVKATQPVVGPLRRIIPSIGSLDMATLLFAYALCLLKFIALVAISSGSMISVSPYLFFISALALVKAAGGLLFWVLIIRAIMSWVSQGRSPIEFVFHQLTEPMLAPIRRIIPAMGGLDLSVLVLFVLLQFANYLMGDLVGPLWFQL, via the coding sequence ATGAATGCACTGACTTTTCTAGTCTCCACAGTACTGGACTTGTATATCATGGTTGTGATTTTACGCATCTGGCTGCAAGCAGCTCGAGCGGACTTTTATAACCCATTTTCTCAATTCGTGGTTAAAGCAACACAACCGGTCGTCGGTCCTCTTCGTCGTATCATTCCATCGATTGGCAGCTTGGATATGGCGACCTTACTGTTTGCGTATGCATTATGTCTATTGAAATTCATTGCATTAGTCGCCATCAGTTCAGGCAGTATGATTTCCGTCAGCCCTTACTTATTTTTCATCTCTGCGCTGGCTTTAGTCAAAGCCGCAGGTGGCTTATTGTTTTGGGTATTGATCATCCGCGCGATTATGAGTTGGGTGAGCCAAGGCCGTAGTCCGATTGAATTTGTATTTCATCAATTAACGGAACCAATGCTGGCGCCGATTCGCCGTATTATTCCGGCGATGGGCGGACTCGACTTAAGCGTACTGGTCCTTTTTGTACTATTGCAATTTGCCAATTACCTCATGGGAGATTTAGTTGGCCCACTGTGGTTCCAATTATAA
- the glsB gene encoding glutaminase B, giving the protein MKPTQEILNSILEEVRPLIGQGHVANYIPALACVPNDKLGIAVFTNEGEVIQAGDSQEGFSIQSISKALSLTLAMELYEPAELWKKVGKEPSGQAFNSLIQLEVEQGIPRNPFINAGAIVIADMLYSRLSAPRHRLLEFVRELSGNPHIIYDKEVAHSEMMHSDRNAAIAYLMRSFNNFSNEVLPVLNNYFHACALEMSCVELAKTFSYLANQGRSVITGKAIISDVQSKQMNALLATCGLYDGAGEFAYRVGMPGKSGVGGGIIAIVPGEMTIAVWSPELDKSGNSLAGTRALELLSERIGRSIF; this is encoded by the coding sequence ATGAAACCGACACAAGAAATATTAAACAGCATCTTAGAGGAAGTTCGTCCCTTAATTGGCCAAGGCCATGTCGCGAATTATATTCCCGCGTTAGCGTGTGTCCCGAATGACAAATTAGGGATTGCTGTATTCACAAACGAAGGCGAAGTGATTCAAGCCGGCGACTCGCAAGAAGGTTTTTCGATTCAATCGATCTCGAAAGCTTTGAGCTTAACCCTCGCGATGGAGCTGTATGAACCCGCCGAACTCTGGAAAAAAGTCGGCAAAGAACCGTCTGGTCAAGCCTTTAACTCTTTGATCCAGCTAGAGGTTGAGCAGGGGATACCGCGTAACCCGTTTATTAATGCCGGGGCAATTGTGATTGCCGATATGCTGTATAGCCGTTTGTCTGCGCCGCGACATCGTTTATTAGAGTTTGTACGTGAGCTGTCCGGTAATCCTCATATCATTTATGACAAAGAGGTCGCACACTCTGAAATGATGCACAGTGATCGTAATGCGGCGATTGCCTATCTCATGCGTTCATTTAATAATTTTTCGAATGAGGTGCTTCCTGTACTGAATAATTATTTTCATGCATGTGCGCTGGAAATGAGCTGTGTTGAATTAGCGAAAACGTTCAGCTATTTGGCCAATCAAGGTCGCTCAGTGATTACGGGTAAAGCGATCATTTCTGATGTCCAGAGTAAACAAATGAATGCATTACTGGCGACTTGTGGGTTATATGATGGTGCCGGTGAGTTTGCTTATCGTGTGGGAATGCCAGGGAAATCAGGGGTCGGTGGCGGCATTATTGCTATTGTTCCAGGGGAAATGACCATCGCAGTCTGGTCACCCGAGTTGGATAAATCCGGTAACTCCCTTGCAGGCACGCGAGCGTTAGAATTACTCTCAGAGCGGATTGGACGTTCTATTTTCTAA
- the hemW gene encoding radical SAM family heme chaperone HemW has translation MLTPPALSLYIHIPWCVQKCPYCDFNSHALKNDIPEQAYIQALLDDLDHDIARYHLVNTPRPLHSIFIGGGTPSLISAEGIGALLEGVKARLDITDNMEVTMEANPGTIEAERFAGYRKVGVNRISIGVQSFEAEKLQTLGRIHGRDEALRAANLAHTIGLNSFNLDLMHGLPDQTPQQALADLDQAIALNPPHLSWYQLTIEPNTLFYSKPPQLPDEDDLWDIFEQGHEKLAAAGYVQYEISGYSKPGYQCQHNLNYWRFGDYLGIGCGAHGKISFDDGRIVRTTKVKHPKGYLAAFNNMVKPYLDQETLVSDSDKPFEFFMNRFRLMEPCPKQDFIETTGLPLTAIESTIQWAVNQGYLSDNADCWQITHKGKLFLNDLLGAFMPEDDDES, from the coding sequence ATGCTAACGCCACCAGCACTCAGTTTATATATCCATATTCCATGGTGCGTGCAGAAATGCCCGTACTGTGACTTTAACTCGCATGCTTTGAAAAATGACATTCCAGAGCAAGCGTATATTCAGGCTCTACTCGACGATCTCGATCATGATATTGCACGGTATCATCTGGTCAACACTCCACGTCCACTTCATTCTATTTTCATTGGTGGTGGGACACCGAGCTTAATTTCAGCAGAAGGTATTGGCGCATTATTAGAGGGCGTGAAAGCACGGCTAGACATCACGGATAATATGGAAGTCACCATGGAAGCCAATCCTGGCACTATCGAAGCGGAACGCTTTGCCGGCTACCGCAAAGTCGGCGTGAATCGCATTTCGATCGGTGTGCAGAGCTTTGAAGCCGAGAAACTGCAGACGTTAGGCCGTATCCATGGTCGCGATGAGGCACTCCGTGCCGCTAATCTTGCTCACACCATCGGTCTTAATAGCTTTAACCTCGATTTGATGCATGGCTTACCCGATCAAACCCCACAACAAGCCTTGGCCGACTTAGATCAAGCGATCGCACTGAATCCACCGCATCTCTCTTGGTATCAGTTAACGATTGAACCCAATACTTTGTTCTATTCAAAACCCCCACAATTGCCTGATGAAGACGATTTATGGGATATTTTTGAACAAGGTCATGAGAAACTGGCAGCCGCTGGCTATGTACAATATGAAATTTCCGGTTACAGCAAACCGGGGTATCAGTGCCAGCACAATCTCAACTATTGGCGCTTTGGTGATTACCTCGGCATTGGTTGCGGCGCTCATGGTAAAATCAGTTTTGACGATGGTCGTATCGTACGTACCACCAAAGTGAAACATCCGAAAGGCTATTTGGCCGCCTTCAATAATATGGTGAAACCTTACTTGGATCAGGAAACTCTAGTTTCAGACAGCGATAAACCGTTTGAGTTTTTCATGAACCGCTTTCGTTTAATGGAGCCATGTCCAAAACAAGACTTTATCGAAACGACCGGTCTGCCCTTAACGGCCATTGAAAGCACGATTCAATGGGCTGTAAACCAAGGTTACTTGAGTGATAATGCTGACTGTTGGCAAATTACCCATAAAGGTAAATTGTTCTTAAATGATCTGTTAGGGGCATTCATGCCCGAGGATGACGACGAGTCATAA